A single window of Flagellimonas maritima DNA harbors:
- a CDS encoding four helix bundle protein encodes MHKVEDLKIWNKAMNLTKQIYLLATKLPLEERFGLASQIKRCAVSIPSNIAEGAGRNSKKEFKHFLGIANGSSYELHTQLTLLIDLNLISENKIKPIKELCVEIQKMNYSLQKSLVNKELNTQY; translated from the coding sequence ATGCATAAAGTAGAAGATTTGAAGATTTGGAACAAAGCCATGAACTTGACAAAACAAATTTATTTGTTGGCTACCAAATTACCGTTAGAAGAAAGGTTCGGTCTTGCGTCACAGATAAAAAGGTGCGCTGTATCCATTCCTTCCAATATTGCCGAAGGAGCAGGAAGAAATTCTAAAAAAGAATTTAAGCATTTTTTAGGTATTGCTAACGGCTCATCCTATGAACTTCATACGCAGCTAACGCTTTTAATTGATTTAAACCTAATTTCAGAAAATAAAATAAAGCCCATAAAAGAATTGTGCGTTGAGATTCAAAAAATGAATTATAGCCTTCAAAAATCATTGGTAAACAAAGAACTCAATACTCAATACTAA
- a CDS encoding AMP-dependent synthetase/ligase — protein sequence MQTVTRLFDFPYYQLDKFPLEKSLVTKYDGKWVATSTKEYIDKANKISRALLRMGVKPNDKIAIISMNNRTEWNIMDIGILQIGAQNVPIYPTISAADYEYVLNHSEAKYCFVSCGEVLEKVLEVTPKLKKLNDVYSFDDLDNCKSWKEVLELGSDDSNQEKVEKLKAEVKPEDLATLIYTSGTTGRPKGVMLSHDNLVSNAIESSKRFPIVDGETKSLSFLPLCHVYERMLIYLYQYRGVTIYYAESLETISENLKETAPHVMTAVPRLLEKVYDKIIAKGTELSGIKKNLFFWAVDIGLQYEPYGKNGWLYEQKLALARKLIFSKWKEGLGGNLRVIASGSAALQPRLARIFNAAEMGVMEGYGLTETSPVVSVNDMRNNGFRIGTVGIPIDRTEVKIADDGEICIKGPQVMMGYYKDPEKTAEVIKDGYFHTGDIGELDADGFLKITDRKKEMFKTSGGKYVAPQLLENRFKQSRFIEQIMVVGEGEKMPAALIQPNFEFLYEWAKRHNITLGENSDIILNDKVISRIQEEVDLANEDFAKWEKVKQFRLTPDTWSIDDGHMTPTMKLRRKIIKEKYKDLYNSIYGY from the coding sequence ATGCAAACAGTTACTAGGCTTTTTGATTTTCCATATTATCAACTGGACAAGTTCCCGCTAGAGAAATCGTTGGTTACCAAATACGACGGTAAATGGGTAGCCACCTCAACAAAAGAATATATTGACAAAGCGAATAAGATTAGCCGTGCGCTATTACGGATGGGCGTCAAACCAAATGATAAAATAGCTATCATATCCATGAACAATAGGACGGAATGGAATATAATGGACATCGGCATTCTCCAGATCGGAGCTCAAAATGTGCCTATTTATCCTACTATCTCTGCAGCAGACTATGAATACGTACTAAATCATTCAGAAGCAAAATATTGTTTTGTTTCATGCGGTGAAGTTTTGGAAAAAGTGCTTGAGGTAACTCCAAAGCTCAAGAAATTAAACGACGTATATTCGTTTGACGACCTAGACAACTGTAAAAGCTGGAAAGAGGTTTTGGAATTGGGCTCAGATGATTCCAACCAAGAAAAAGTTGAAAAACTGAAAGCGGAAGTCAAGCCTGAAGACTTGGCCACTTTAATTTATACATCAGGAACTACGGGGCGTCCAAAAGGTGTCATGTTATCCCATGACAATCTGGTCAGTAACGCCATTGAAAGTTCCAAAAGATTTCCAATTGTGGACGGAGAGACAAAATCTTTAAGCTTTTTACCACTTTGTCATGTTTATGAGCGTATGCTCATTTATTTATATCAGTATAGAGGCGTTACTATTTATTATGCGGAATCACTTGAAACCATTAGCGAGAATCTAAAGGAAACCGCACCTCATGTTATGACGGCCGTACCACGGTTATTGGAAAAAGTATATGACAAAATCATTGCCAAGGGTACAGAACTCAGTGGTATAAAAAAGAACCTTTTCTTTTGGGCCGTTGACATCGGTCTACAATATGAGCCGTATGGAAAAAATGGGTGGTTGTACGAACAAAAATTGGCATTGGCCAGAAAATTGATTTTTAGTAAATGGAAAGAAGGATTAGGTGGCAACTTAAGGGTAATTGCATCCGGGAGCGCAGCATTGCAACCCAGATTGGCACGTATATTCAATGCAGCCGAAATGGGTGTTATGGAAGGATATGGTCTTACCGAGACCTCCCCTGTTGTTTCAGTGAACGATATGCGAAACAATGGTTTTAGAATTGGTACCGTAGGAATCCCTATAGATCGAACAGAAGTAAAGATTGCCGACGATGGCGAAATATGTATAAAAGGACCACAGGTTATGATGGGATATTATAAGGACCCTGAAAAAACCGCAGAAGTAATCAAGGACGGATATTTCCATACGGGCGACATAGGCGAATTGGATGCTGATGGCTTCTTGAAGATTACCGACCGTAAAAAAGAAATGTTCAAAACATCAGGCGGAAAATATGTTGCTCCGCAGTTGTTGGAAAATCGTTTTAAACAATCCCGCTTTATTGAACAAATTATGGTTGTTGGTGAGGGTGAGAAAATGCCTGCAGCTTTAATTCAGCCAAACTTTGAATTTCTATACGAATGGGCAAAACGTCATAATATTACGCTAGGCGAAAACTCGGATATCATTTTAAATGATAAAGTAATCTCTAGAATACAGGAGGAAGTAGATCTTGCCAACGAAGACTTTGCAAAATGGGAAAAAGTAAAACAGTTTAGATTGACGCCAGATACTTGGAGCATTGATGACGGGCATATGACACCTACCATGAAATTGAGAAGAAAAATCATTAAAGAGAAGTACAAGGATTTATACAACAGTATTTACGGATACTAA
- the purL gene encoding phosphoribosylformylglycinamidine synthase translates to MIHFFGDVATKVFAVQTTQEIAIKDIEKLTWLFGNQPKINMASLDAFFVGPRAAMITPWSTNATEITQNMGIEDILRIEEFHTVEEKYSDYDSMLFQKYNGLSQDIFTINITPEAILEIDDIAGYNTKEGLALNEDEVVYLENLSQKLGRKLTDSEVFGFSQVNSEHCRHKIFNGTFIIDGKEMPLSLFKLIRKTSEKNPNDIVSAYKDNVAFIKGPKVIQFAPKSADIPDFYEEVDFESVLSIKAETHNFPTTVEPFNGAATGSGGEIRDRLAGGKGSLPLAGTAVYMTSYSRLAGDRPWENGMQEREWLYQTPMDILIKASNGASDFGNKFGQPLIAGSVLTFEHQEEARRLGFDKVIMLAGGIGYGKSEQALKDTPKKGDKIVILGGDNYRIGMGGAAVSSADTGEFSSAIELNAVQRSNPEMQKRASNAIRGMVERHENPIISIHDHGAGGHLNCLSELVEETGGKINTDKLPIGDPTLSAKEIIGNESQERMGLVIGEEDLNLLDRIAKRERSPMYNVGTVTGNHRFTFESEKTGKKPMNLELSDMFGSSPQTIMDDKTVQRDYNPLVYSLEHFHDYLEQVLQLEAVACKDWLTNKVDRCVGGRVAKQQCTGPLQLPLNNCGVMALDFKGKEGIATSIGHSPISGLINPIAGSRNSIAEALTNLVWAPLKDGLTSVSLSANWMWPCKNEGEDARLYEAVKAVSEFSIELGINVPTGKDSLSMKQKYKDGDVISPGTVIISAAGNCNDITKVVEPVLQKNGGAIYYVNISRDGFKLGGSSFSQILNEIGDETPSTLDSNYVKIVFNTLQDLIKKNQILAGHDIASGGLITSLLEMCFADNQLGANLDLSTLGEDDTIKLLFSENVGLIFQSKDDTIENTLKNAGVEFKKIGAVVESDMLSIKNKGIEIGLNIPSLRDTWFKTSYLLDNKQTQNGLAKNRFDNYKNQPLRYIFPKDFKGSVTFESTQGTNPVTSATLGHRPKAAILREKGSNSEREMANAMYLAGFDVKDVHMTDLISGRETLKDIQFIGAVGGFSNSDVLGSAKGWAGAFKYNEKANKALKNFFARPDTLSVGICNGCQLFLELDMINPEYGKLAKMTYNDSSKHESNFTSVKIQKNHSVMLSSLAGTTLGVWISHGEGKFNLPLPEDNYDIVAKYGYENYPANPNGSNYNTAMLCDKTGRHLVTMPHIERSIFPWNWAHYPKDRNDKVSPWLEAFINARKWVENVNNER, encoded by the coding sequence ATGATTCATTTCTTTGGAGATGTGGCGACAAAAGTATTCGCAGTCCAAACCACTCAAGAAATTGCAATAAAGGACATTGAAAAGCTTACATGGTTGTTTGGCAACCAGCCCAAGATAAATATGGCGTCCCTTGACGCCTTTTTTGTTGGTCCACGTGCTGCAATGATAACTCCCTGGAGTACAAATGCCACAGAAATTACCCAAAACATGGGAATTGAGGACATTCTTAGAATTGAAGAATTTCATACCGTAGAGGAAAAGTATTCTGATTATGATTCCATGCTTTTTCAAAAATACAATGGATTGAGCCAAGATATTTTCACCATTAATATTACTCCAGAGGCTATTTTAGAGATTGATGATATTGCAGGTTATAACACAAAGGAAGGTCTGGCCTTAAATGAAGATGAGGTGGTCTATCTGGAAAACCTATCCCAAAAACTGGGAAGGAAACTTACGGATTCTGAAGTTTTCGGTTTTAGTCAAGTAAACTCGGAGCACTGTCGCCATAAGATTTTCAACGGTACTTTTATAATAGATGGTAAAGAGATGCCATTATCGCTCTTTAAATTAATACGAAAAACATCAGAGAAAAATCCAAACGATATCGTTTCTGCATACAAGGACAATGTTGCGTTTATAAAAGGGCCAAAAGTGATTCAATTTGCGCCAAAAAGTGCTGATATCCCAGATTTTTACGAAGAAGTTGATTTTGAATCCGTCTTGTCCATTAAAGCGGAAACCCATAATTTTCCAACTACTGTAGAACCTTTTAATGGAGCTGCTACGGGCTCTGGAGGTGAAATCAGAGATCGTTTGGCGGGCGGCAAGGGTTCATTGCCACTGGCCGGTACAGCGGTCTACATGACCTCCTATTCTAGATTGGCTGGGGACAGACCGTGGGAAAATGGAATGCAAGAGCGGGAATGGTTATATCAAACTCCCATGGATATTTTGATAAAGGCATCCAATGGCGCTTCAGATTTTGGAAACAAGTTTGGACAACCTTTGATTGCGGGATCCGTACTCACTTTTGAACATCAAGAGGAAGCACGCCGATTAGGTTTTGATAAAGTTATTATGCTCGCTGGAGGTATTGGCTATGGAAAATCTGAGCAAGCCCTAAAGGACACTCCTAAAAAAGGAGATAAAATTGTAATTCTTGGTGGGGATAACTACCGTATTGGAATGGGTGGGGCCGCCGTTTCAAGTGCAGATACTGGAGAGTTCAGTTCGGCTATTGAGTTAAATGCGGTTCAGCGATCCAATCCAGAAATGCAAAAACGAGCCTCAAATGCTATTCGCGGCATGGTGGAGCGTCATGAAAATCCTATTATTTCTATTCATGACCACGGTGCGGGCGGACATCTAAATTGCTTATCAGAATTAGTGGAAGAAACTGGTGGTAAGATAAATACCGATAAACTTCCAATAGGTGACCCCACTTTGTCTGCCAAAGAAATTATTGGAAATGAATCCCAAGAACGAATGGGGTTGGTGATTGGAGAGGAAGACCTGAATTTACTGGATAGAATTGCTAAAAGAGAACGCTCACCAATGTATAATGTAGGTACTGTAACGGGCAACCATCGTTTTACTTTTGAATCTGAAAAAACAGGCAAGAAACCAATGAATCTTGAACTTTCCGATATGTTTGGCAGCTCACCGCAAACCATCATGGACGATAAGACAGTACAGAGGGACTATAATCCCCTCGTCTATTCTTTGGAACATTTTCATGATTATCTGGAACAGGTACTACAATTGGAAGCTGTGGCTTGCAAAGATTGGTTGACAAACAAGGTAGACCGTTGTGTAGGAGGTCGTGTAGCCAAGCAGCAGTGCACCGGTCCATTACAATTGCCCTTGAACAACTGTGGTGTTATGGCTCTGGATTTTAAAGGGAAGGAAGGTATTGCAACCAGTATTGGACATTCCCCTATCTCAGGCTTAATAAATCCTATTGCGGGAAGTAGGAACAGTATTGCCGAGGCATTGACAAACTTGGTCTGGGCACCATTAAAAGATGGCCTTACATCTGTTTCCTTATCCGCAAACTGGATGTGGCCCTGCAAAAATGAAGGCGAAGATGCTAGATTATATGAAGCGGTAAAAGCGGTATCTGAGTTTTCCATCGAATTGGGCATCAATGTCCCCACAGGAAAAGACTCGCTTTCCATGAAACAGAAATACAAAGATGGCGATGTGATTTCACCGGGAACGGTAATTATTTCTGCAGCGGGAAATTGTAACGATATTACCAAAGTTGTGGAACCTGTTCTTCAAAAAAATGGTGGAGCCATTTATTATGTAAATATCTCAAGAGATGGCTTTAAATTAGGGGGTTCCTCTTTTAGCCAAATTTTGAATGAAATTGGCGATGAAACACCTTCAACATTGGATTCTAACTATGTTAAAATTGTTTTCAACACGCTACAGGACTTAATTAAAAAGAATCAAATTCTTGCTGGACATGATATTGCATCCGGAGGCCTAATTACCAGTTTGCTGGAAATGTGTTTCGCTGATAATCAACTGGGTGCTAATTTAGATTTGTCAACACTTGGAGAGGACGATACAATAAAACTATTGTTTTCGGAAAATGTAGGATTGATTTTTCAATCCAAAGACGACACTATTGAAAATACGCTCAAAAATGCAGGTGTCGAATTCAAAAAAATAGGTGCTGTTGTTGAATCGGATATGTTGAGTATTAAAAATAAAGGAATCGAAATTGGTCTTAATATTCCGTCCTTACGTGACACATGGTTTAAGACTTCTTACCTTTTGGATAACAAGCAAACCCAGAATGGTTTGGCGAAGAATAGATTTGATAACTATAAGAATCAACCTTTACGATATATTTTTCCCAAAGATTTTAAAGGCAGTGTTACCTTCGAATCCACTCAAGGAACGAATCCAGTAACTTCTGCTACGCTCGGTCACCGCCCCAAAGCCGCAATTCTGCGCGAAAAAGGAAGTAATTCTGAACGCGAAATGGCCAATGCCATGTATTTGGCAGGTTTTGACGTTAAGGATGTACACATGACCGATTTAATTTCTGGAAGGGAAACATTGAAGGATATTCAATTTATCGGCGCTGTCGGTGGTTTTTCAAATTCTGATGTGCTTGGCAGTGCCAAAGGTTGGGCGGGAGCTTTCAAATACAATGAAAAAGCCAATAAAGCACTTAAAAATTTCTTTGCAAGGCCAGACACGCTATCTGTTGGAATCTGTAACGGATGCCAATTGTTCTTGGAACTGGATATGATCAATCCCGAGTATGGGAAACTAGCCAAAATGACATATAATGATTCGAGCAAACATGAAAGTAATTTCACATCGGTAAAAATTCAGAAGAATCATTCCGTAATGCTATCCTCTTTGGCAGGAACAACTCTAGGCGTTTGGATTTCCCACGGAGAAGGAAAATTCAATCTCCCCTTACCTGAAGATAATTACGATATCGTTGCTAAATATGGATATGAAAATTATCCTGCAAATCCAAACGGAAGTAACTACAATACAGCCATGCTCTGTGATAAAACAGGCCGTCATCTAGTTACTATGCCTCATATAGAGCGCTCTATTTTTCCATGGAACTGGGCGCATTATCCAAAAGACAGAAACGACAAAGTTTCGCCTTGGTTGGAAGCTTTTATAAACGCACGAAAATGGGTAGAAAACGTAAATAATGAACGTTAG
- a CDS encoding four helix bundle protein, whose product MHNFKKLKIWEDSMDLVSESYNTTKTFPDFEKFGLASQTNRCVTSIPSNIAEGSSKSSDKHFKNYLEISLGSAFEWETQLIIAHNEKYISAETFKKLEQKIKQLQKMISSFQLSLGK is encoded by the coding sequence ATGCATAATTTCAAAAAATTAAAAATCTGGGAAGATAGTATGGACTTGGTTTCAGAATCCTACAATACCACCAAGACCTTTCCTGATTTTGAAAAATTTGGATTGGCCAGTCAAACGAATAGATGTGTGACTTCAATTCCATCAAACATTGCGGAAGGTTCCAGTAAAAGCTCCGATAAGCATTTCAAAAATTACTTGGAAATTAGTTTGGGCTCCGCTTTTGAATGGGAAACACAATTGATAATTGCCCATAATGAAAAGTATATATCAGCAGAAACATTTAAGAAATTAGAACAAAAAATAAAACAATTACAAAAAATGATTTCAAGTTTTCAACTCAGTTTAGGCAAGTAA
- a CDS encoding 3-hydroxyacyl-CoA dehydrogenase/enoyl-CoA hydratase family protein, translated as MKRHINKVAVIGSGIMGSGIACHFANIGVEVLLLDIVPRELNDKEKAKGLTLSDKIVRNRIVNDSLAAALKSKPSPIYHQKFANRITTGNLEDDISKVGKVDWIIEVVVERLDIKKQVFENLEKYRKEGTLITSNTSGIPIKFMSDGRSDDFKEHFCGTHFFNPARYLKLFEIIPGPETSPEVLDFLNSYGEQYLGKTSVIAKDTPAFIGNRIGIFSIQSLFHMVKDMGMTVEEVDKLTGPVIGRPKSATFRTVDVVGLDTLVHVANGIHENCKDDERLELFKLPDFINTMMENKWLGSKSGQGFYKKVKDDKGKSEILTLDLETMEYRSKKSAKFATLELTKTIDKVVDRFSVLTAGKDKAGEFYRKSFGALFAYVSHRIPEISDELYKIDDAMKAGFGWEHGPFQIWDAVGLDKGLEFAKAEGLEVSSWVTKMKEAGIETFYSVKDGATYFYDIPKKAMEKIPGQDAFIILDNIRKSNEVFKNSGVVVEDLGDGILNVEFQSKMNTIGGDVLSGLNKAIDIAEKDFQGLIVGNQAANFSVGANIGMIFMMAVEQEYDELNMAIKMFQDSMMRMRYSSIPTISAPHGMCLGGGCELSMHADKVVAAAETYIGLVEFGVGVIPGGGGSKEMALRASDTFRKNDVELNVLQEYFLTIGMAKVSTSAYEAFDLGILQKGKDVVVVNKDRQIATAKAHARLMAEAGYTKPPKRKDVKVLGKQALGMFLVGTDSMEAGHYISEHDKKIADKLAYVMAGGDLSEASYVSEQYLLDLEREAFLSLCTERKTLERIQHMLKTGKPLRN; from the coding sequence ATGAAAAGGCATATCAATAAAGTTGCCGTTATAGGGTCTGGTATTATGGGAAGCGGTATCGCTTGCCACTTTGCAAATATTGGGGTCGAGGTTTTATTATTGGACATAGTTCCCCGAGAACTCAACGATAAAGAAAAAGCAAAGGGTTTGACCCTATCGGACAAAATCGTTCGCAATAGAATCGTAAACGATTCTTTGGCTGCGGCTCTCAAGTCTAAACCATCCCCAATCTATCATCAAAAATTCGCCAATAGGATAACTACCGGTAATTTGGAAGACGATATTTCAAAAGTTGGTAAGGTGGATTGGATTATTGAGGTGGTCGTTGAGCGATTGGATATTAAAAAACAAGTATTTGAAAATCTCGAAAAATACAGAAAAGAGGGTACGTTGATCACTTCAAACACTTCCGGCATCCCCATAAAGTTTATGAGTGATGGAAGAAGTGACGATTTTAAGGAACACTTTTGTGGTACGCACTTCTTTAACCCTGCCCGTTACCTCAAACTTTTTGAAATTATTCCCGGTCCTGAAACTTCTCCAGAGGTTTTGGATTTTTTGAACAGCTATGGAGAACAATATTTAGGGAAAACTTCGGTCATAGCCAAGGATACGCCTGCCTTTATCGGTAATCGAATAGGTATTTTCAGTATTCAGAGTTTGTTCCATATGGTAAAGGATATGGGAATGACCGTTGAAGAAGTGGACAAACTTACAGGTCCCGTCATCGGCAGACCAAAATCCGCAACCTTTAGAACTGTAGATGTTGTCGGGTTGGATACCTTGGTACATGTTGCCAATGGAATCCATGAGAACTGTAAGGACGATGAGCGATTGGAATTGTTCAAACTGCCCGATTTCATCAATACCATGATGGAAAACAAATGGCTGGGAAGCAAGTCGGGACAAGGTTTTTACAAAAAGGTAAAAGACGATAAGGGCAAGAGCGAAATCCTCACCTTGGATTTGGAAACCATGGAGTATCGATCCAAAAAAAGTGCAAAATTCGCTACACTTGAACTTACAAAAACCATAGATAAAGTCGTTGACCGATTTTCGGTTCTAACTGCTGGAAAAGACAAAGCAGGTGAATTCTACAGAAAAAGTTTTGGCGCCTTATTCGCGTACGTCTCCCACAGAATTCCTGAAATTTCCGATGAGCTCTACAAAATAGATGACGCTATGAAAGCAGGATTCGGTTGGGAACACGGACCTTTCCAGATTTGGGACGCCGTAGGTTTGGATAAAGGTTTGGAATTTGCAAAAGCCGAAGGTTTGGAAGTTTCTTCTTGGGTAACGAAGATGAAAGAAGCTGGAATTGAAACTTTTTACTCGGTAAAGGATGGGGCCACCTATTTCTACGATATCCCGAAAAAAGCCATGGAGAAAATCCCGGGACAGGATGCATTTATCATTCTTGATAATATTAGAAAATCAAACGAAGTATTCAAAAATAGTGGCGTAGTAGTTGAGGACTTAGGAGACGGTATTCTAAATGTAGAGTTCCAATCCAAAATGAATACTATTGGTGGTGATGTGCTTTCAGGATTGAACAAAGCTATCGATATTGCCGAAAAGGATTTTCAAGGGTTGATTGTTGGTAATCAAGCTGCAAACTTCTCGGTAGGCGCCAATATTGGAATGATCTTCATGATGGCCGTTGAACAGGAATACGATGAGCTGAACATGGCTATTAAAATGTTCCAGGATTCCATGATGCGTATGCGCTATTCTTCAATTCCTACAATTTCAGCTCCGCATGGGATGTGTTTGGGCGGAGGATGTGAACTTTCCATGCATGCCGACAAGGTCGTTGCAGCTGCAGAAACCTACATAGGCTTGGTGGAATTCGGTGTTGGTGTCATTCCAGGTGGTGGTGGATCCAAAGAAATGGCGTTACGGGCATCCGACACATTCCGGAAAAATGATGTTGAGCTCAATGTACTTCAAGAGTATTTCTTGACCATTGGTATGGCAAAAGTATCTACTTCGGCATATGAGGCATTTGATTTAGGTATTTTACAAAAGGGCAAAGATGTAGTTGTGGTCAATAAAGACCGACAAATTGCTACGGCCAAAGCACACGCTAGATTAATGGCAGAAGCTGGCTACACAAAACCCCCTAAACGGAAAGATGTAAAAGTACTCGGTAAGCAAGCGTTAGGAATGTTTTTAGTAGGGACAGACTCCATGGAAGCTGGGCATTATATCTCCGAACATGATAAAAAAATTGCCGATAAGTTGGCTTATGTAATGGCCGGTGGTGATTTGTCCGAAGCCAGTTATGTTTCCGAGCAATATCTTTTGGATCTGGAGCGGGAGGCCTTTTTATCCCTTTGTACCGAAAGAAAAACATTGGAACGCATACAGCACATGTTGAAAACAGGGAAACCGTTACGAAACTAG
- a CDS encoding acetyl-CoA C-acyltransferase: MKTAYIVKAYRTAVGKAPKGLFRFKRPDELAAETIEYMMKELPNLDKKRIDDVIVGNAMPEAEQGLNMARLISLMGLNVDDVPGVTVNRYCASGLETIGIATAKIQSGMADCIIAGGSESMSYIPMGGYKPTPDYATAKEGNEDYYWGMGLTAEAVAQQFKVSREDQDVFAYSSHMKALKAQEENRFQDQIVPIDVEHTFVNEAGKKETKTYTVNKDEGPRKGTNIPTLNKLRPVFAAGGSVTAGNSSQMSDGAAFVMVMSEEMVKELNLEPIARLVNYAAAGVEPRIMGIGPVKAIPKALKQAGMKQDEIELIELNEAFASQSLAVIRELGLNQEIVNVNGGAIALGHPLGCTGAKLSVQLFDEMRKRNMKGKYGMVTMCVGTGQGAAGIYEFLS; this comes from the coding sequence ATGAAAACAGCATACATAGTAAAAGCATACAGAACAGCGGTTGGCAAAGCGCCCAAAGGACTGTTCCGATTTAAAAGACCGGACGAACTGGCAGCAGAGACCATTGAATATATGATGAAGGAACTGCCGAATCTCGATAAAAAAAGAATCGATGATGTAATTGTAGGCAATGCCATGCCAGAAGCGGAACAAGGATTGAACATGGCACGTTTGATTTCGTTGATGGGTTTGAATGTCGACGATGTGCCAGGCGTTACCGTGAACAGGTATTGCGCATCGGGGCTGGAAACCATTGGAATCGCTACGGCTAAAATTCAATCTGGAATGGCAGACTGTATTATTGCCGGCGGCTCGGAAAGTATGAGTTACATTCCTATGGGAGGATATAAACCTACTCCCGACTATGCAACTGCCAAAGAAGGTAACGAAGATTATTACTGGGGTATGGGTCTTACTGCGGAAGCAGTGGCACAACAATTCAAGGTTTCTAGGGAAGATCAGGACGTTTTTGCCTACAGCTCTCATATGAAAGCGTTAAAGGCCCAAGAGGAAAACCGATTTCAAGACCAAATCGTCCCTATAGACGTGGAGCATACCTTTGTAAACGAAGCTGGAAAGAAAGAGACCAAGACCTATACCGTAAATAAGGACGAAGGTCCAAGAAAGGGAACCAATATTCCTACGTTGAACAAATTGCGTCCAGTTTTCGCAGCTGGTGGAAGCGTAACAGCAGGTAATTCTTCCCAAATGAGCGACGGTGCAGCTTTTGTCATGGTGATGAGTGAAGAAATGGTAAAAGAACTAAACCTCGAACCTATTGCACGCCTCGTAAATTATGCCGCTGCCGGTGTAGAGCCCCGCATTATGGGAATTGGTCCGGTAAAAGCGATTCCAAAAGCATTAAAACAAGCTGGAATGAAACAGGATGAGATAGAACTTATAGAATTGAACGAAGCATTCGCATCCCAATCATTGGCAGTAATCCGTGAACTGGGTCTAAACCAAGAAATCGTGAACGTAAACGGAGGTGCAATCGCCTTGGGGCATCCCTTGGGATGTACTGGTGCAAAGCTTTCCGTGCAGTTGTTCGATGAAATGCGCAAACGCAATATGAAAGGAAAATACGGGATGGTCACCATGTGTGTAGGAACTGGACAAGGTGCAGCGGGGATTTATGAATTTTTATCATAA
- a CDS encoding GNAT family N-acetyltransferase, which yields MNVRRAKRQDVIAIVKMIANDKLGKLREDYQDPLPNTYYLAFDNINSDPNQELVVLENENKEVIGTLQLSFIQYLTYRGGIRAQIEAVRIHENYRGKGIGKILFKWAIERSRENKAHVVQLTTDKKRPDALKFYKSLGFEPSHEGMKLHIL from the coding sequence ATGAACGTTAGACGTGCAAAAAGACAAGATGTAATCGCTATTGTAAAAATGATAGCAAATGATAAGTTAGGAAAGCTCCGTGAAGATTATCAAGATCCGCTTCCCAATACATACTATTTGGCTTTTGATAATATAAACAGCGACCCAAATCAAGAATTGGTCGTTCTTGAAAATGAGAATAAGGAAGTCATCGGGACACTTCAGCTAAGCTTCATTCAATATTTGACCTATAGGGGAGGTATAAGGGCTCAAATTGAAGCCGTTCGCATTCATGAAAATTATCGCGGCAAGGGAATTGGCAAAATTCTTTTTAAGTGGGCAATTGAACGTTCCAGAGAAAATAAAGCCCATGTTGTTCAGCTGACCACTGATAAAAAGCGACCGGATGCACTTAAATTTTATAAATCTTTGGGATTTGAGCCATCACACGAAGGAATGAAGCTACATATATTATAA
- a CDS encoding MarR family winged helix-turn-helix transcriptional regulator — translation MKELTIDYALRATWQAVARMYNEEAKSYGLTMAIGFTLLSIDPKKGTPSTALGPKMGMEATSLSRILKSIEEKGYIQRRPNPKDGRGVLIHLTALGLEKRRDSKDVVLRFNDVVKEHVSDEDLLSFFKTTEVINKLISDKKIYIKTTT, via the coding sequence ATGAAAGAATTAACTATTGACTACGCCCTAAGGGCTACTTGGCAGGCAGTAGCAAGAATGTACAATGAAGAGGCAAAAAGTTATGGACTTACCATGGCCATCGGTTTCACCTTATTGAGCATTGACCCCAAAAAAGGAACGCCAAGCACTGCTTTGGGGCCGAAAATGGGAATGGAAGCAACCAGTTTGTCCAGAATTTTAAAGAGTATTGAGGAAAAAGGATATATCCAACGTAGACCAAACCCAAAAGATGGAAGAGGTGTACTTATTCATTTAACGGCTTTGGGATTGGAAAAAAGAAGAGATTCCAAGGATGTGGTACTGCGTTTTAACGATGTGGTAAAAGAACATGTTTCCGATGAAGATTTGTTGAGTTTTTTTAAGACCACGGAAGTCATCAACAAACTCATTTCAGATAAAAAAATATATATAAAAACAACAACTTAA